A DNA window from Camelina sativa cultivar DH55 chromosome 17, Cs, whole genome shotgun sequence contains the following coding sequences:
- the LOC104755724 gene encoding sphinganine C4-monooxygenase 2-like has protein sequence MMGFAITDEFLGTFVPILVYWIYSGMYICLGSMDKYRLHSKIDEDEKNLVTKSAVVKGVLLQQTLQAIIAVILFKITGNDADAATAQPSSVLLLARQFIIAMLVIDTWQYFIHRYMHLNKFLYKHIHSQHHRLIVPYAYGALYNHPLEGLLLDTIGGALSFLFSGMSPRTAIFFFSFATIKTVDDHCGLWLPGNPFHIFFSNNSAYHDVHHQLYGSKYNFSQPFFVMWDRILGTYLPYSLEKRANGGFETRPIKVSKDE, from the exons ATGATGGGTTTCGCGATAACGGATGAGTTTCTGGGAACATTCGTGCCGATTTTGGTGTATTGGATATATTCAGGGATGTACATTTGCTTAGGATCTATGGATAAATATAGATTGCATTCCAAGATTGACGAGGATGAGAAGAATCTCGTTACCAAATCTGCCGTCGTCAAAGGCGTCCTTCTTCAACAGACTCTTCAGGCCATTATCGCCGTTATCCTCTTCAAG atAACAGGGAATGATGCAGATGCTGCTACGGCGCAGCCATCTTCTGTTTTACTTCTAGCTAGGCAATTTATCATTGCTATGCTTGTGATCGACACTTGGCAATACTTTATTCATCGTTATATGCATCTCAACAAGTTCTTATACAAGCACATCCACTCTCAACATCATCGTCTCATCGTGCCTTATGCATATGGAGCTCTGTATAATCATCCACTAGAAGGTCTTCTTTTGGATACTATTGGTGGTGCTTTGTCTTTCCTCTTCTCTGGTATGTCCCCAAGGACTgctatctttttcttctccttcgcTACCATCAAAACGGTTGATGATCATTGTGGACTGTGGCTTCCGGGAAATCCATTTCACATCTTCTTCAGTAATAATTCTGCTTACCATGATGTTCACCACCAGCTCTATGGAAGCAAATATAACTTCTCGCAGCCGTTCTTTGTCATGTGGGATAGGATTCTTGGTACTTACTTGCCTTATTCGCTTGAGAAAAGAGCCAATGGAGGATTTGAAACACGGCCAATAAAAGTATCCAAAGATGAgtag